The DNA sequence AGTGGACTACTCTTTTTTGGAGTTTTCGAGTAATTTGCAGAGGTACTTAAGCTACTACCCTATTAATGAATTTGAGTTTTTTTATGAAAGTATTGGTATAAGTTATGATGAGATTAATGGGTTTTTGCCACGTGGAAAATTCTTTCTTAGTGAAGATTTTAGTAGTTATGATGTTGCTTGTGCACTTTGGGAATTTGGGTTTCCTTGGGAGAAGTTGGGAGTTTTGTGTAAAGAAAAAGATTCGGTTTTTACGAGAAGTGTGAGTGAGGTTAATGAGTGTCTTTTGAGGTTTAAGGAGTATGAGTTTGATGGTATTATGATAATTGGTGTTTGTTTAGCTTTCCCTTTTGTGTTTAGGAGGGAATGTGAGCTGCGCGGTGAAGTTGAGGCGTTGTTTGATGTTTTGAGAACTGTTTTTCTTGATTATGAGTTGGTTAAGTTTGTTGATGGTAATGTGGATGCTTGGTTTGACGTTTGTAGGAAAATTCGGGTTTTTTATGATTTGGGTTGTGCAAGGGGTAATATGGGTGAATTGCTTGGTAGAAGCAAGAATGTTTTGCTAGAGTACACGGAAGAGATGTTGGTTAAAAAAGTTGAGTTCTTTAGGAAGCTAGATGTTCCCAAGGAGGAAATAGGGCTTTTTCTTTTGTCGAAAACGGATGTATTTGAATTTGATCTTGAGAGTCGCTGCTTTTCAGTAGTTGGAATTTTGAAGTATTTTGGACTGGAAATAGAGAAATTAAAATCGATTAAGAAAAATTACCCTTATGTTTTGGGTAGAAATAAAATAGCCAATTTGCCTCATGTAGTGAGATCATTGGGTCTTAATGAATGGTTCTTTGATAGGATGACAAATGGAGACCATAATCTTTTGGGTACGTATGTTATTGGTAGTCCTGATGAAGATCTGGATACGTGTTATACTGAATACTTAATAAAAATCGACTCTTTAAGATTACCAGCTCACGCACTTTGTAAGTTGAATTTCCTGCATAGTATTGGGTTCGGAGAAACTAAGTTAACCACTAAAGCATTGACTACTATGAATGGTTCTAGTGCCAAGTTGCAGGATCGGTTTAATTTTCTTCTTAGTTGTGGGATTGCATTTCCAAACCTCTGTAAAATGATTTTCCGAAGACCAAAGATTCTAGACCAAAAGATAGAATTATTAGACCAGAAAGTGAAGTACTTTTGCGGTGACATGGGTTATTCTTTGCAGTCACTTGACGAGTTCCCAGCCTTTTTGAATTACGATCTGGATACACGAATCAAACCTAGATATAGATTCCATATGTGGCTTATTGAAAATAATTTGTGTAAGAAAAAGTATGCTTTTACGAACATAATATCCAGTAGTGAGAAACGTTTTATTGCTCTAATTTATCGCATGCACCCTGCTGCTCCGAAAAAGTGGTTAGCGAGTTTCTATAAAAACCCTGGTGATTCAATTTTGTAAATGCAGACATGTACATAAGTATAGCCTCTATTTTGGCAAAAAAGGTAAACCGATTTGTGCAGTTAAATATTTCCAGCAGCATTGCTAATTGCTATGTACTGAGCATGAGCTTCTTAACTTGTTTTGTTAAAGATCACTGACCAATTACTTTTGGCAATGTTATAGGATTATTTCAAGACCTGTTCTCCAGGTATAGCTATGTATGCAGGTGTATCATATATTAATATGTTGTATGGTCTCCTATATCTCTGGGTTCTGACTTCTGACCAAGATAATTACTTGGCCATTATCCCTCCTGGAGTAAGATTTGAGAAATATATTCTCATGTGCATATATTTATTAGTTGGTCTCTAATTTTTTACAGAAAGCATCAGGATATTAATGTTTGGAAATTTAGCAGATACTTTCCGCAACTATATACAACTTGCTGTTTTATATCTAAGATTCATAGTTTAGCCAGAACTGTTGAACCACTATATATCTCTCAAAAGGAAAGCTCGCAACCATGCTAATATGCTTTAAAAGTTTATCTAGAGGATGCTTAATTTAGAAGGTTATAATGCCGGCTGGTAAGAAAATTATGAAGGGCTCACATACACTAATTTGCAGGGGATTTTGGAAGAGGGACAAGAAATAGCTGTCTAGAGGCTCTCGCAGGATTCAAGACAGGGAGTAAACAAATTCATGAATGAAGTTTGGGTGCTACATTTAGGAGGGGGAAAAGCTATTGATCTACGAATATTTGCCTAACAAAATCAAAGTTAAAGCAGCCAAATTGTTCCCCAGAAAACAGTTCCTAAATGGTAAGTGAACAGATAAAAATATGAGCCAGTCATCAAACTTGCCATAGAGGTACAACATTATTGTTGGTATTGCAAGGAGGCTACTCTATCTTCACCAGGATTCCAGACTAAAAATTACCGACAGAGATCTCAAAGCCAGCAATATTTTACTAGCTCATGAAATGGACCCGAAAAATATCAGACTTTCTTTTGGCTAGAACTTTTGGAGAGATTGAAACTCCAGTGTACAACAAGAGTGGTTGGTCACAGTAAGAGTTCCTGCAACTTTACAATAATGTTTTTAGCATTACATTGCAAAGTTATTTTTTCGTTAGAAAACTTTAACCGACAGTCCACAGCATAACCGATACATTTCATTAATTTTTCCCATGTAGCCGATACATGTCTCCGGAGTATGCCTTTGATGGACTGTTCTCAGTTAAGTCTGATCCCTATAGCTTCGGTGTATCACTTCTAGAGGTAATAGCAGGGAGGGGGAAGAGAAACAGAGGTTTTGTTCATCCAGATCATGACCTGAATCTTATTGGACATGCAAGtaaaatgtgtgtgtgtgtgtgcgcaaTATAAGGTCTTATTTTTCCGGTCTTGAGATTTTAACAATTGACTTGAACTAATATTTTAGGTATGGAGAAGGTAATATTTTGGAAGAAGTTGATAGCGTGATATTGGAGTGTCAAGTAATCAACATGTGTATTTCGAGTTATTCAAATTAGGTTATTCTGCATACATGCATATCCGGAAGACAGGCTAAACATGTCACCGACGATCGTGAGGGATGATGCATTGCCTATTCCTAAACAGCctaggcttttcttgaaagaagGAACTGTCCTGCAACAGGCTCTTCACCAAAAACCTCTACCATATCACCCCAGCAAAGTCACATTTCCAAAGTACCAGAACTAGTCAATTTTTTGTTAGGCTCCAGAAATTTTTTGGAATCTACGCAATCATCCAAATCCAAAATACTAATAAATGTCTTCTGCAATGCTTTCAAATGGAGTATGGTAAGGACACTCGTAGTAACTTTACTTCACATCCTTATTTTGCTTTGGATCAAGGTGGAATTCAGACCTTCATGGATGAACCTGAACTTGAAAAGGGTAAAGAAATATCACAAGGACTGCCTAATGCAACTCCTCCGAGTCTAATGCTCTTAGATGCATCGACCTTTTATCACTTCCGCCATTCCCTCCTCATCAACTTATACAAAATCCACATGTCTTTATGTTGCAGGTAGAACAACGCAACTCCTTTTTATTTAGCGCTACTCAACCAAACAGCAAGATTGCAGAATGGTTAAGCCCTAAAAGCAGTGGCTATGCTGTCACTGATTAAATGCTACCGTTTAATGTCTGGACTCATTATATTTCATGCAAAACAGGGGATTTTAGTCTTTACCATCTCTTCAATACTTCTCAAAACTGGAGCGGTTGCCTGAAAATTTAAGAAAGATGCAACGGTTAGATGCAGAGTTAGATGAAGACTAGCGATCTGGACTATTTATGAAATTGATTTAATCTAGCCTCGAGTGGGACTGTTGACCTGGAACTTGGAAGTGCGGGGAAGGACATGCATTATGATACCACAATAATTTTGTTATTGGAAGTTTTGTAGGATCGTAAACGAACCGAGTCATTCTAAGTTTGAGTGGCTTGTCAATAGGGATTTCCAATGTTAAGTGCAGTTGTATAAACGATATGACATCGTCCGAGAAGAATTATTGGCTACTACTCTGCTAGGCTGTGCCACTAATGAGAAGTTGAAAATCAGAGACACGGTTATAAATTTGTGTCCCTGACAATTATTTGTTTGGTTTAAATTCATTCATTTTAACAATTTCATCTGGCTTAATGCATCAGCAGAGTGATCTTTTAACAACATATCTGCTTCTTAATCCACAAAACCTAAAATGCATGCGATGAATCacttatttttaattattttatagaAATCGGCCGATAATAAATTATTGATAAATCGGTCAAAAATAATTAACTGATTTTTCAAATCACtgataaattattaaatttataccaattttttcatccaatttttctgaaATTGTCCAATAAATCACATATTTTTAACTGAACCGATCCTTTCCCATTCCGAAAATCTAAAACCGGCGGCTTTTAGTATTAAAAAAAGACACTTTattaacacttacttatccactAATTCTTCCCCTTGTCATCACTTTCTTCATTCTTTACCTACCCTTAAAAAAAGTTAAACCCAGAATCAGATTTTTACATGTAAATACAATACTTACACAACCAAATAAAACCCCATTTTCTTGATCATCAACAATGTGTTTAACTTCACACTACTCAACTAAGTCTTACTCACatttcttcactttcttgcttgtTCTTGTTTTACTTCCATTTGTACCCTCACAACCCCCTCACTTTGTTAAAGATACCATTTTTACTGCATTTTGGGAGCTTATTTATCTTTTTGTAGTTGGAATTATTGTGTGTTATGGTGTGTTTAGTAGAAAAAATGGTAAAGTTGAGAATGTGAGTAGTGATGTTTCAGCTTCATGTGGGTCTAGAATTTCTTATGTTAATTCTTTTTTTGATAATGGGGTTGAAAATGCACATGGGTTTTGTGGGAATTTTGGGGAAATATTTGATTTTGATGAGTTTGGAGAGTCTAGAGTTTCGAGATTGCGAAAAGGGGTTGGAAATGTAGGTGGGTGCGGTGAGAATTTTGGGAAAAGATTTGGTCTTGATGAGTTTGGAGAGTCTAGCGTTTCGAGATTGCGAAAAGGGGTTGGAAATGCAGATGGGCGTGGTGAGAATTTGGGGGAAAGATGTGATTTTGATGAGATTAGAGAGTCTAGATTTTCAAGATTGCGAAATGGGGTTCGGA is a window from the Apium graveolens cultivar Ventura chromosome 1, ASM990537v1, whole genome shotgun sequence genome containing:
- the LOC141705929 gene encoding transcription termination factor MTEF18, mitochondrial-like; translation: MAKVDYSFLEFSSNLQRYLSYYPINEFEFFYESIGISYDEINGFLPRGKFFLSEDFSSYDVACALWEFGFPWEKLGVLCKEKDSVFTRSVSEVNECLLRFKEYEFDGIMIIGVCLAFPFVFRRECELRGEVEALFDVLRTVFLDYELVKFVDGNVDAWFDVCRKIRVFYDLGCARGNMGELLGRSKNVLLEYTEEMLVKKVEFFRKLDVPKEEIGLFLLSKTDVFEFDLESRCFSVVGILKYFGLEIEKLKSIKKNYPYVLGRNKIANLPHVVRSLGLNEWFFDRMTNGDHNLLGTYVIGSPDEDLDTCYTEYLIKIDSLRLPAHALCKLNFLHSIGFGETKLTTKALTTMNGSSAKLQDRFNFLLSCGIAFPNLCKMIFRRPKILDQKIELLDQKVKYFCGDMGYSLQSLDEFPAFLNYDLDTRIKPRYRFHMWLIENNLCKKKYAFTNIISSSEKRFIALIYRMHPAAPKKWLASFYKNPGDSIL